A region of Scylla paramamosain isolate STU-SP2022 chromosome 25, ASM3559412v1, whole genome shotgun sequence DNA encodes the following proteins:
- the LOC135113031 gene encoding eukaryotic translation initiation factor 4E-binding protein Mextli-like isoform X4 produces MMGMPLKNRKAKVDKPRPLKLCTLGDQSLESVLQEMDGVAQYLNSSTCDRSAYPAVVALCENLKMFGPQLENVYKDQLDKCYISLRNGCRDDRLSLAVRYRLLEVIELRAMHWQPNENLINYYKQKLVQIEAEEAALEEQNTGDTSGQSTPGITFTPTTTTSSLVIPGLQPFQQTIYSQLPQQTPTQPSTQTPATPTLLGPGEIIKNSGKFAKPTRIPGKNYCKDEVVIRNADSGKVMGIKGRRVHMIEELSETIISFQRVAPGARERLVQITGPAEENINQAKQLIEETIRRNASPVRSDERSGSGSGSIFTSLGGSSSSISSHTSDETLQVLRKQLSMDELALWSKRNTLVHSQSVGEEPLGEYRYTVTRGADALRITGTNLHLVRTAKLVLDEFFNGERNLNNIAALLGADGACDHPPSAESPTTPGCAPGPHSPTTPTTTSQAHHQPPSPTAEVDANTDSMKGSVVTVLRQPLFPSSSKEAIESAESGSQPGDQSSKNRRALFQKTSEDRAIPLRRF; encoded by the exons ATG ATGGGAATGCCGCTTAAGAACAGAAAGGCCAAGGTGGACAAGCCAAGGCCGCTCAAACTATGCACACTAGGGGACCAATCCT TGGAGAGTGTGCTGCAGGAGATGGATGGGGTGGCACAGTACCTCAACTCTTCCACATGTGACCGCTCAGCCTATCCTGCAGTGGTGGCACTGTGCGAGAACCTCAAGATGTTTGGCCCCCAGCTGGAGAATGTGTACAAAG ACCAGCTGGATAAGTGCTACATCTCCCTTCGCAATGGGTGCCGAGATGACCGTCTGAGCCTTGCTGTGCGTTACCGCTTGCTGGAGGTGATAGAGCTGCGGGCGATGCACTGGCAACCCAATGAAAACCTCATCAACTACTACAAACAAAAGCTGGTGCAGATTGag gcagAGGAGGCAGCACTGGAAGAGCAGAACACCGGCGACACATCAGGCCAAAGCACCCCTGGCATTACCTtcaccccaaccaccaccacctcctccctggTGATCCCTGGCCTGCAGCCTTTCCAGCAGACCATCTACAGCCAACTCCCTCAGCAGACCCCCACACAGCCTTCCACCCAGACCCCTGCCACCCCCACCCTCCTCGGCCCTGGGGAAATCATCAAGAATTCTGGAAAGTTTGCCAAGCCGACTAGAATCCCTGGCAAGAATTACTGCAAAGATGAGGTGGTGATCCGCAATGCTGATTCTGggaaag tGATGGGAATAAAGGGCCGCCGAGTGCACATGATTGAGGAACTCTCAGAGACCATCATCTCCTTCCAGCGAG tggCTCCAGGGGCAAGGGAGAGGCTGGTGCAGATCACAGGACCTGCTGAGGAGAATATCAA CCAGGCCAAGCAGCTAATAGAGGAGACCATTCGACGCAATGCTTCCCCAGTGCGCAGTGATGAGAGAAGCGGCAGTGGCAGCGGGTCCATATTTACTTCCCTTGggggctcttcctcctctatctcctcccacACCTCTGATGAGACCCTGCAAG TCCTTCGCAAGCAGCTGTCTATGGATGAGTTAGCTCTGT gGTCTAAACGGAACACACTAGTgcacagtcagtcagtgggaGAGGAACCACTGGGGGAGTACCGCTACACTGTCACCCGAGGAGCGGACGCCCTGCGCATCACTGGCACTAACCTGCATCTTGTCAGG acAGCAAAGTTGGTGTTGGATGAGTTTTTCAATGGTGAACGTAACCTCAACAATATTGCTGCTCTACTGGGTGCTGATGGGGCCTG TGATCACCCCCCATCTGCTGAGTCCCCCACCACCCCAGGCTGTGCTCCTGGCCCCCACTCCCccactacccccaccaccacctcccaggCCCACCACCAGCCCCCATCCCCCACTGCAGAGGTGGATGCCAACACTGACAGCATGAAGGGAAGTGTGGTGACTGTCCTCCGCcagcctctcttcccctcatcctccaa GGAGGCCATAGAGAGTGCCGAGTCTGGATCACAGCCTGGCGACCAAAGCTCCAAGAACCGCCGTGCCCTTTTCCAGAAGACCAGCGAGGACCGAGCCA TACCTCTAAGAAGATTCTGA
- the LOC135113031 gene encoding eukaryotic translation initiation factor 4E-binding protein Mextli-like isoform X3 yields the protein MMGMPLKNRKAKVDKPRPLKLCTLGDQSLESVLQEMDGVAQYLNSSTCDRSAYPAVVALCENLKMFGPQLENVYKDQLDKCYISLRNGCRDDRLSLAVRYRLLEVIELRAMHWQPNENLINYYKQKLVQIEAEEAALEEQNTGDTSGQSTPGITFTPTTTTSSLVIPGLQPFQQTIYSQLPQQTPTQPSTQTPATPTLLGPGEIIKNSGKFAKPTRIPGKNYCKDEVVIRNADSGKVMGIKGRRVHMIEELSETIISFQRVAPGARERLVQITGPAEENINQAKQLIEETIRRNASPVRSDERSGSGSGSIFTSLGGSSSSISSHTSDETLQVLRKQLSMDELALWSKRNTLVHSQSVGEEPLGEYRYTVTRGADALRITGTNLHLVRTAKLVLDEFFNGERNLNNIAALLGADGACDHPPSAESPTTPGCAPGPHSPTTPTTTSQAHHQPPSPTAEVDANTDSMKGSVVTVLRQPLFPSSSKEAIESAESGSQPGDQSSKNRRALFQKTSEDRAKLAVHGRCNSNSE from the exons ATG ATGGGAATGCCGCTTAAGAACAGAAAGGCCAAGGTGGACAAGCCAAGGCCGCTCAAACTATGCACACTAGGGGACCAATCCT TGGAGAGTGTGCTGCAGGAGATGGATGGGGTGGCACAGTACCTCAACTCTTCCACATGTGACCGCTCAGCCTATCCTGCAGTGGTGGCACTGTGCGAGAACCTCAAGATGTTTGGCCCCCAGCTGGAGAATGTGTACAAAG ACCAGCTGGATAAGTGCTACATCTCCCTTCGCAATGGGTGCCGAGATGACCGTCTGAGCCTTGCTGTGCGTTACCGCTTGCTGGAGGTGATAGAGCTGCGGGCGATGCACTGGCAACCCAATGAAAACCTCATCAACTACTACAAACAAAAGCTGGTGCAGATTGag gcagAGGAGGCAGCACTGGAAGAGCAGAACACCGGCGACACATCAGGCCAAAGCACCCCTGGCATTACCTtcaccccaaccaccaccacctcctccctggTGATCCCTGGCCTGCAGCCTTTCCAGCAGACCATCTACAGCCAACTCCCTCAGCAGACCCCCACACAGCCTTCCACCCAGACCCCTGCCACCCCCACCCTCCTCGGCCCTGGGGAAATCATCAAGAATTCTGGAAAGTTTGCCAAGCCGACTAGAATCCCTGGCAAGAATTACTGCAAAGATGAGGTGGTGATCCGCAATGCTGATTCTGggaaag tGATGGGAATAAAGGGCCGCCGAGTGCACATGATTGAGGAACTCTCAGAGACCATCATCTCCTTCCAGCGAG tggCTCCAGGGGCAAGGGAGAGGCTGGTGCAGATCACAGGACCTGCTGAGGAGAATATCAA CCAGGCCAAGCAGCTAATAGAGGAGACCATTCGACGCAATGCTTCCCCAGTGCGCAGTGATGAGAGAAGCGGCAGTGGCAGCGGGTCCATATTTACTTCCCTTGggggctcttcctcctctatctcctcccacACCTCTGATGAGACCCTGCAAG TCCTTCGCAAGCAGCTGTCTATGGATGAGTTAGCTCTGT gGTCTAAACGGAACACACTAGTgcacagtcagtcagtgggaGAGGAACCACTGGGGGAGTACCGCTACACTGTCACCCGAGGAGCGGACGCCCTGCGCATCACTGGCACTAACCTGCATCTTGTCAGG acAGCAAAGTTGGTGTTGGATGAGTTTTTCAATGGTGAACGTAACCTCAACAATATTGCTGCTCTACTGGGTGCTGATGGGGCCTG TGATCACCCCCCATCTGCTGAGTCCCCCACCACCCCAGGCTGTGCTCCTGGCCCCCACTCCCccactacccccaccaccacctcccaggCCCACCACCAGCCCCCATCCCCCACTGCAGAGGTGGATGCCAACACTGACAGCATGAAGGGAAGTGTGGTGACTGTCCTCCGCcagcctctcttcccctcatcctccaa GGAGGCCATAGAGAGTGCCGAGTCTGGATCACAGCCTGGCGACCAAAGCTCCAAGAACCGCCGTGCCCTTTTCCAGAAGACCAGCGAGGACCGAGCCA AGCTGGCAGTACATGGCCGGTGTAACAGCAACTCTGAATGA
- the LOC135113031 gene encoding eukaryotic translation initiation factor 4E-binding protein Mextli-like isoform X5, whose product MMGMPLKNRKAKVDKPRPLKLCTLGDQSLESVLQEMDGVAQYLNSSTCDRSAYPAVVALCENLKMFGPQLENVYKDQLDKCYISLRNGCRDDRLSLAVRYRLLEVIELRAMHWQPNENLINYYKQKLVQIEAEEAALEEQNTGDTSGQSTPGITFTPTTTTSSLVIPGLQPFQQTIYSQLPQQTPTQPSTQTPATPTLLGPGEIIKNSGKFAKPTRIPGKNYCKDEVVIRNADSGKVMGIKGRRVHMIEELSETIISFQRVAPGARERLVQITGPAEENINQAKQLIEETIRRNASPVRSDERSGSGSGSIFTSLGGSSSSISSHTSDETLQGSKRNTLVHSQSVGEEPLGEYRYTVTRGADALRITGTNLHLVRTAKLVLDEFFNGERNLNNIAALLGADGACDHPPSAESPTTPGCAPGPHSPTTPTTTSQAHHQPPSPTAEVDANTDSMKGSVVTVLRQPLFPSSSKEAIESAESGSQPGDQSSKNRRALFQKTSEDRAKLAVHGRCNSNSE is encoded by the exons ATG ATGGGAATGCCGCTTAAGAACAGAAAGGCCAAGGTGGACAAGCCAAGGCCGCTCAAACTATGCACACTAGGGGACCAATCCT TGGAGAGTGTGCTGCAGGAGATGGATGGGGTGGCACAGTACCTCAACTCTTCCACATGTGACCGCTCAGCCTATCCTGCAGTGGTGGCACTGTGCGAGAACCTCAAGATGTTTGGCCCCCAGCTGGAGAATGTGTACAAAG ACCAGCTGGATAAGTGCTACATCTCCCTTCGCAATGGGTGCCGAGATGACCGTCTGAGCCTTGCTGTGCGTTACCGCTTGCTGGAGGTGATAGAGCTGCGGGCGATGCACTGGCAACCCAATGAAAACCTCATCAACTACTACAAACAAAAGCTGGTGCAGATTGag gcagAGGAGGCAGCACTGGAAGAGCAGAACACCGGCGACACATCAGGCCAAAGCACCCCTGGCATTACCTtcaccccaaccaccaccacctcctccctggTGATCCCTGGCCTGCAGCCTTTCCAGCAGACCATCTACAGCCAACTCCCTCAGCAGACCCCCACACAGCCTTCCACCCAGACCCCTGCCACCCCCACCCTCCTCGGCCCTGGGGAAATCATCAAGAATTCTGGAAAGTTTGCCAAGCCGACTAGAATCCCTGGCAAGAATTACTGCAAAGATGAGGTGGTGATCCGCAATGCTGATTCTGggaaag tGATGGGAATAAAGGGCCGCCGAGTGCACATGATTGAGGAACTCTCAGAGACCATCATCTCCTTCCAGCGAG tggCTCCAGGGGCAAGGGAGAGGCTGGTGCAGATCACAGGACCTGCTGAGGAGAATATCAA CCAGGCCAAGCAGCTAATAGAGGAGACCATTCGACGCAATGCTTCCCCAGTGCGCAGTGATGAGAGAAGCGGCAGTGGCAGCGGGTCCATATTTACTTCCCTTGggggctcttcctcctctatctcctcccacACCTCTGATGAGACCCTGCAAG gGTCTAAACGGAACACACTAGTgcacagtcagtcagtgggaGAGGAACCACTGGGGGAGTACCGCTACACTGTCACCCGAGGAGCGGACGCCCTGCGCATCACTGGCACTAACCTGCATCTTGTCAGG acAGCAAAGTTGGTGTTGGATGAGTTTTTCAATGGTGAACGTAACCTCAACAATATTGCTGCTCTACTGGGTGCTGATGGGGCCTG TGATCACCCCCCATCTGCTGAGTCCCCCACCACCCCAGGCTGTGCTCCTGGCCCCCACTCCCccactacccccaccaccacctcccaggCCCACCACCAGCCCCCATCCCCCACTGCAGAGGTGGATGCCAACACTGACAGCATGAAGGGAAGTGTGGTGACTGTCCTCCGCcagcctctcttcccctcatcctccaa GGAGGCCATAGAGAGTGCCGAGTCTGGATCACAGCCTGGCGACCAAAGCTCCAAGAACCGCCGTGCCCTTTTCCAGAAGACCAGCGAGGACCGAGCCA AGCTGGCAGTACATGGCCGGTGTAACAGCAACTCTGAATGA
- the LOC135113031 gene encoding eukaryotic translation initiation factor 4E-binding protein Mextli-like isoform X2: MMGMPLKNRKAKVDKPRPLKLCTLGDQSLESVLQEMDGVAQYLNSSTCDRSAYPAVVALCENLKMFGPQLENVYKDQLDKCYISLRNGCRDDRLSLAVRYRLLEVIELRAMHWQPNENLINYYKQKLVQIEAEEAALEEQNTGDTSGQSTPGITFTPTTTTSSLVIPGLQPFQQTIYSQLPQQTPTQPSTQTPATPTLLGPGEIIKNSGKFAKPTRIPGKNYCKDEVVIRNADSGKVMGIKGRRVHMIEELSETIISFQRVAPGARERLVQITGPAEENINQAKQLIEETIRRNASPVRSDERSGSGSGSIFTSLGGSSSSISSHTSDETLQGSKRNTLVHSQSVGEEPLGEYRYTVTRGADALRITGTNLHLVRTAKLVLDEFFNGERNLNNIAALLGADGACDHPPSAESPTTPGCAPGPHSPTTPTTTSQAHHQPPSPTAEVDANTDSMKGSVVTVLRQPLFPSSSKEAIESAESGSQPGDQSSKNRRALFQKTSEDRANGEDIPGATTTTTTSTTTTTTTTTLPDAAPDHLPTPPSPPPPRRFYTRDFLVKCANSPLSQRTPVNWSAVVRQMPVVMKKSWQYMAGVTATLNEQGEAAISGVPTYMQKCDLEDASVLATRELTWTLIRSMSIQEEDDNGNAS, encoded by the exons ATG ATGGGAATGCCGCTTAAGAACAGAAAGGCCAAGGTGGACAAGCCAAGGCCGCTCAAACTATGCACACTAGGGGACCAATCCT TGGAGAGTGTGCTGCAGGAGATGGATGGGGTGGCACAGTACCTCAACTCTTCCACATGTGACCGCTCAGCCTATCCTGCAGTGGTGGCACTGTGCGAGAACCTCAAGATGTTTGGCCCCCAGCTGGAGAATGTGTACAAAG ACCAGCTGGATAAGTGCTACATCTCCCTTCGCAATGGGTGCCGAGATGACCGTCTGAGCCTTGCTGTGCGTTACCGCTTGCTGGAGGTGATAGAGCTGCGGGCGATGCACTGGCAACCCAATGAAAACCTCATCAACTACTACAAACAAAAGCTGGTGCAGATTGag gcagAGGAGGCAGCACTGGAAGAGCAGAACACCGGCGACACATCAGGCCAAAGCACCCCTGGCATTACCTtcaccccaaccaccaccacctcctccctggTGATCCCTGGCCTGCAGCCTTTCCAGCAGACCATCTACAGCCAACTCCCTCAGCAGACCCCCACACAGCCTTCCACCCAGACCCCTGCCACCCCCACCCTCCTCGGCCCTGGGGAAATCATCAAGAATTCTGGAAAGTTTGCCAAGCCGACTAGAATCCCTGGCAAGAATTACTGCAAAGATGAGGTGGTGATCCGCAATGCTGATTCTGggaaag tGATGGGAATAAAGGGCCGCCGAGTGCACATGATTGAGGAACTCTCAGAGACCATCATCTCCTTCCAGCGAG tggCTCCAGGGGCAAGGGAGAGGCTGGTGCAGATCACAGGACCTGCTGAGGAGAATATCAA CCAGGCCAAGCAGCTAATAGAGGAGACCATTCGACGCAATGCTTCCCCAGTGCGCAGTGATGAGAGAAGCGGCAGTGGCAGCGGGTCCATATTTACTTCCCTTGggggctcttcctcctctatctcctcccacACCTCTGATGAGACCCTGCAAG gGTCTAAACGGAACACACTAGTgcacagtcagtcagtgggaGAGGAACCACTGGGGGAGTACCGCTACACTGTCACCCGAGGAGCGGACGCCCTGCGCATCACTGGCACTAACCTGCATCTTGTCAGG acAGCAAAGTTGGTGTTGGATGAGTTTTTCAATGGTGAACGTAACCTCAACAATATTGCTGCTCTACTGGGTGCTGATGGGGCCTG TGATCACCCCCCATCTGCTGAGTCCCCCACCACCCCAGGCTGTGCTCCTGGCCCCCACTCCCccactacccccaccaccacctcccaggCCCACCACCAGCCCCCATCCCCCACTGCAGAGGTGGATGCCAACACTGACAGCATGAAGGGAAGTGTGGTGACTGTCCTCCGCcagcctctcttcccctcatcctccaa GGAGGCCATAGAGAGTGCCGAGTCTGGATCACAGCCTGGCGACCAAAGCTCCAAGAACCGCCGTGCCCTTTTCCAGAAGACCAGCGAGGACCGAGCCA atGGGGAGGACATACCAggagccaccaccactaccaccacctccactaccaccaccaccaccaccaccaccctgcctgACGCTGCCCCAGACCACctcccaacaccaccatcaccaccaccacctcgccggTTTTATACACGTGATTTCTTGGTGAAATGTGCCAACTCACCACTGAGCCAGAGAACACCTGTGAATTGGTCTGCGGTGGTGAGACAGATGCCGGTGGTGATGAAAAAG AGCTGGCAGTACATGGCCGGTGTAACAGCAACTCTGAATGAGCAAGGGGAGGCGGCCATCAGTGGGGTGCCAACATACATGCAG AAGTGTGACCTAGAGGACGCCTCAGTGCTGGCCACGAGGGAGCTCACCTGGACACTCATCCGCTCCATGTCcatacaggaggaggatgacaacgGCAATGCCTcctag
- the LOC135113031 gene encoding eukaryotic translation initiation factor 4E-binding protein Mextli-like isoform X1, producing the protein MMGMPLKNRKAKVDKPRPLKLCTLGDQSLESVLQEMDGVAQYLNSSTCDRSAYPAVVALCENLKMFGPQLENVYKDQLDKCYISLRNGCRDDRLSLAVRYRLLEVIELRAMHWQPNENLINYYKQKLVQIEAEEAALEEQNTGDTSGQSTPGITFTPTTTTSSLVIPGLQPFQQTIYSQLPQQTPTQPSTQTPATPTLLGPGEIIKNSGKFAKPTRIPGKNYCKDEVVIRNADSGKVMGIKGRRVHMIEELSETIISFQRVAPGARERLVQITGPAEENINQAKQLIEETIRRNASPVRSDERSGSGSGSIFTSLGGSSSSISSHTSDETLQVLRKQLSMDELALWSKRNTLVHSQSVGEEPLGEYRYTVTRGADALRITGTNLHLVRTAKLVLDEFFNGERNLNNIAALLGADGACDHPPSAESPTTPGCAPGPHSPTTPTTTSQAHHQPPSPTAEVDANTDSMKGSVVTVLRQPLFPSSSKEAIESAESGSQPGDQSSKNRRALFQKTSEDRANGEDIPGATTTTTTSTTTTTTTTTLPDAAPDHLPTPPSPPPPRRFYTRDFLVKCANSPLSQRTPVNWSAVVRQMPVVMKKSWQYMAGVTATLNEQGEAAISGVPTYMQKCDLEDASVLATRELTWTLIRSMSIQEEDDNGNAS; encoded by the exons ATG ATGGGAATGCCGCTTAAGAACAGAAAGGCCAAGGTGGACAAGCCAAGGCCGCTCAAACTATGCACACTAGGGGACCAATCCT TGGAGAGTGTGCTGCAGGAGATGGATGGGGTGGCACAGTACCTCAACTCTTCCACATGTGACCGCTCAGCCTATCCTGCAGTGGTGGCACTGTGCGAGAACCTCAAGATGTTTGGCCCCCAGCTGGAGAATGTGTACAAAG ACCAGCTGGATAAGTGCTACATCTCCCTTCGCAATGGGTGCCGAGATGACCGTCTGAGCCTTGCTGTGCGTTACCGCTTGCTGGAGGTGATAGAGCTGCGGGCGATGCACTGGCAACCCAATGAAAACCTCATCAACTACTACAAACAAAAGCTGGTGCAGATTGag gcagAGGAGGCAGCACTGGAAGAGCAGAACACCGGCGACACATCAGGCCAAAGCACCCCTGGCATTACCTtcaccccaaccaccaccacctcctccctggTGATCCCTGGCCTGCAGCCTTTCCAGCAGACCATCTACAGCCAACTCCCTCAGCAGACCCCCACACAGCCTTCCACCCAGACCCCTGCCACCCCCACCCTCCTCGGCCCTGGGGAAATCATCAAGAATTCTGGAAAGTTTGCCAAGCCGACTAGAATCCCTGGCAAGAATTACTGCAAAGATGAGGTGGTGATCCGCAATGCTGATTCTGggaaag tGATGGGAATAAAGGGCCGCCGAGTGCACATGATTGAGGAACTCTCAGAGACCATCATCTCCTTCCAGCGAG tggCTCCAGGGGCAAGGGAGAGGCTGGTGCAGATCACAGGACCTGCTGAGGAGAATATCAA CCAGGCCAAGCAGCTAATAGAGGAGACCATTCGACGCAATGCTTCCCCAGTGCGCAGTGATGAGAGAAGCGGCAGTGGCAGCGGGTCCATATTTACTTCCCTTGggggctcttcctcctctatctcctcccacACCTCTGATGAGACCCTGCAAG TCCTTCGCAAGCAGCTGTCTATGGATGAGTTAGCTCTGT gGTCTAAACGGAACACACTAGTgcacagtcagtcagtgggaGAGGAACCACTGGGGGAGTACCGCTACACTGTCACCCGAGGAGCGGACGCCCTGCGCATCACTGGCACTAACCTGCATCTTGTCAGG acAGCAAAGTTGGTGTTGGATGAGTTTTTCAATGGTGAACGTAACCTCAACAATATTGCTGCTCTACTGGGTGCTGATGGGGCCTG TGATCACCCCCCATCTGCTGAGTCCCCCACCACCCCAGGCTGTGCTCCTGGCCCCCACTCCCccactacccccaccaccacctcccaggCCCACCACCAGCCCCCATCCCCCACTGCAGAGGTGGATGCCAACACTGACAGCATGAAGGGAAGTGTGGTGACTGTCCTCCGCcagcctctcttcccctcatcctccaa GGAGGCCATAGAGAGTGCCGAGTCTGGATCACAGCCTGGCGACCAAAGCTCCAAGAACCGCCGTGCCCTTTTCCAGAAGACCAGCGAGGACCGAGCCA atGGGGAGGACATACCAggagccaccaccactaccaccacctccactaccaccaccaccaccaccaccaccctgcctgACGCTGCCCCAGACCACctcccaacaccaccatcaccaccaccacctcgccggTTTTATACACGTGATTTCTTGGTGAAATGTGCCAACTCACCACTGAGCCAGAGAACACCTGTGAATTGGTCTGCGGTGGTGAGACAGATGCCGGTGGTGATGAAAAAG AGCTGGCAGTACATGGCCGGTGTAACAGCAACTCTGAATGAGCAAGGGGAGGCGGCCATCAGTGGGGTGCCAACATACATGCAG AAGTGTGACCTAGAGGACGCCTCAGTGCTGGCCACGAGGGAGCTCACCTGGACACTCATCCGCTCCATGTCcatacaggaggaggatgacaacgGCAATGCCTcctag